The following nucleotide sequence is from Blastococcus sp. Marseille-P5729.
CGCTGCGCGGCACCCTGGACCTGCGACGCTCGACCGACCTCGACATGACGACCTCCGCGCGACCCGAGCAGGTGCTGGAGCTGATCGACGGGTACGCCGAGGCGGTGTGGACCACGGGCATCGAGTTCGGCACGGTTGCGCTGACGCACCACGGCTTTCAGATCGAGATCACCACCTACCGCGCCGACCGGTACGACCGGGTCTCCCGCAACCCGGAGGTGGTCTTCGGCGAATCAATCACCGACGACCTCGCCCGGCGCGACTTCACCGTCAACGCGATGGCGATCTCGTTGATCGACGGCGCCTTCTACGACCCGTACGGCGGGATCCGAGACCTCGAGGCCGGGGTGCTCCGGACGCCGTCCGCCCCGGAGGAGTCTTTCGCCGACGATCCGTTGCGGATCTTCCGGCTGGTGCGCTTCATCGCCCAGCTCGGCTTCACCGCCGACCCGGCGACCGCGGCCGCCGCCATGGCGATGAGCGGCGAGCTGGCGCGCATCACGCCCGAACGGCTGCAGGGCGAGCTGTCCCGTATGTTGCTGACGCCCCGGCCCCGGCCCGGGCTGGAGGCGATGGTGGAGCTCGGCATCGCGGACGTCGTCCTGCCCGAGCTCGCGGCGCTGCGCATGGAGATCGACGAGCACCACCAGCACAAGGACGTCTACGCACATTCATTGACGGTCCTCGATCAGGCGATCGACCTCGAGCCGCGGCTCGGGCTGGATGGCCCCGACCTCGTCACCCGGCTCGCGGCGTTGCTGCACGACATCGGCAAGCCCCCGACCCGGCGCCATGAGGACGGCGGCGGCGTCAGCTTCCACCACCACGAGGTGGTCGGCGCCAAGATGGTGCGCAAGCGGCTGCGCGCGCTGCGCTACTCCAAGCAGGTCGTCGAAGACGTCGCCCAGCTCACCTTTCTGCACCTGCGCTTCCACGGCTTCTCCGAGGGCAACTGGACCGATTCGGCGGTGCGCCGCTATGTCACCGACGCAGGCGACCTGCTCTCGCGGCTGCACGTCCTCGTGCGGTCGGACTGCACGACCCGCAACCGACGCCGAGCCGCGCGTCTCTCGGCGGCGTACGACGAGCTCGAGGCGCGTATCGCGGACATCCAGGCAGCCGAGGACCTGCGCGCCGTCCGCCCCGACATCGACGGCAACGAGATCATGCGGATCCTTGACGTGCCGGCCGGCCCGGTGGTCGGTCGGGCGTGGAAGCACCTCAAGGAGCTGCGCCTGGACCGGGGCCCGCTCTCCCACGACGAGGCGGTCGCCGAGCTGAAGGCGTGGGCGGCCCGCGAGGGCATCAACTAGCCGGTATGACGCGACGGCGTCACGTCACACCGGCTAGCGCGGTACCTCGTGCTTGCGGGCGATGACCCGGTACAGGAGCGCGACGAGCAGGTAGCAGGCGGCGATCGAGACGAAGAACCACGTGCTGCGCCCGTTCTCGGGCAGCGTGTACGCGCCGAGGACCACGCCCAGCACGAACGCCACGTTGAAGGTCGTGTCGTACACGGCGAAGGTGCGTCCCTGGAAGGACTCGTCGATGGTCTCCTGGGCGATTGTGTCGGCGCAGACCTTGACGGCCTGTCCGGCGAACCCCAGGCAGAACGAGGCCACGATCATCGACCAGGAGCGGTCCACCAGCAGGATCAGACCAGCTGCGGTGCCGAGGGTGCTGTACGCGCCGACGATCCACGCGTTCTTGCCGATCGCCCGCGCGACTGCCGGAGTGATGGC
It contains:
- a CDS encoding CCA tRNA nucleotidyltransferase; this encodes MNTPEPAAQLAAVLQPVLGPLIDRFGDAGHELALVGGPVRDALRGTLDLRRSTDLDMTTSARPEQVLELIDGYAEAVWTTGIEFGTVALTHHGFQIEITTYRADRYDRVSRNPEVVFGESITDDLARRDFTVNAMAISLIDGAFYDPYGGIRDLEAGVLRTPSAPEESFADDPLRIFRLVRFIAQLGFTADPATAAAAMAMSGELARITPERLQGELSRMLLTPRPRPGLEAMVELGIADVVLPELAALRMEIDEHHQHKDVYAHSLTVLDQAIDLEPRLGLDGPDLVTRLAALLHDIGKPPTRRHEDGGGVSFHHHEVVGAKMVRKRLRALRYSKQVVEDVAQLTFLHLRFHGFSEGNWTDSAVRRYVTDAGDLLSRLHVLVRSDCTTRNRRRAARLSAAYDELEARIADIQAAEDLRAVRPDIDGNEIMRILDVPAGPVVGRAWKHLKELRLDRGPLSHDEAVAELKAWAAREGIN